Below is a genomic region from Medicago truncatula cultivar Jemalong A17 chromosome 3, MtrunA17r5.0-ANR, whole genome shotgun sequence.
acattgcattacacattacattacattccagaatgtaccttccaattgcaacaatcatcttaccactgaatgggacaaattcaaacttgttaaacagcgggactccagtattcgatcagcatcttgaacgctggtattcaagtgtcaaaagaatgaggtgcattccttgacacttgaataccagcgttGAAGACGCTTATCGAATGTTGGAGTCCTaccgattaacaagtttgaattgccccatccagagtaagacaattgttgcactTGGAATGTTCATTCCAACTCCAACAATTATCTTACATTTGAATGTGATAAATTCAAACCTACCAAACATActggactcaagcatttcgctcgacattcatgttttcctttgaaaagaataaatttttgttaggcttgctttagatgatggtattcaattgccaacgaaatgaggttcattccttgacacttaataccttcatctaaaccagcctaacaagaatttaatcttttcaaaagaaaaacatgaatgccgaGCGAAATGCTcgagtcctgttgtttgacatgtttgaatttatctcattcaaaggtaagacaattgttgcagttggaatgcactttaccctaactaatgacgatcttctggcggaatcaagttgttgataatatcttcagttgatctcagcaacgtcactcgcatatcgatccactggaacatgttgcGCTCCCAAAACATGTTCGTCACGTTTTCGCCGTttgttaattccacccaagtgaatgatattctcccctcgtcgagcgttggacgtttataccaaaggtgttccaccctccttgtgtctctagggttgactccttggttgaattcagtcagttcatccttgagacctcttaacgttacaccaaggcaccgaaccttcaacctctgaggttctccgtcgttgaattgcgcatgaacgtcgatccacccggccaatgtttcaaatctacacaataagaaattaaaaacaatcaatgaaaaactcattcaaacatttcatcaaacacttgatgtgcacattatacatatactctaaaattcataaaaataaccctaaaattataaatcatatactattactaaaacaaaaaaattaatcatataatataacataaatcattcactcttactaaaataaaaaaataaatataaaacaccaaattaaaatataaccctaaaattttaaactataacataatcatcatgcaaacattttaactaaattaatcaactaaaatctaatctaaaaatgatttataacatgtaaatctaattaaaaactaaaataaaaaaataaatataaaacaacaaaataataaccctaaaattctaaattataacataaacatcatgaaaatattttaacaacattaatcaaataacattcaccttaaaaattaattataacatgtaaatctactcaaaaactaaaaaataataaatgtactcaaaaactaaaaaataaaaacatttataacaactaaaatgtaagttaatagcattataatcacttacttgtgattttgttgaataaatttggttggatttggttgtgttttttagagagatttgtgagagaaatttgaagaagatgagatgaataatggatgGGAGAGCTTCTGTCAAATTTGTAGCAGAAGAtcctcgatagttaactaccaaggttttcctcggcagttaactgcagccggatttctaattcctcggcagttaactaccgaggaggCAAAATTGTATTTTACTAGTGTGGCACAGCCTTATCAAATGTAGGAGCAGCAATTCTCTTAGGTTTTTTATGGGAAGATGGAAGAAGAAATAAGGGCTATAATGGTCATTTTGTGTGTCTCTTGGTTCATTAAGGATAAAATGGGAAGTTCATGTATAAAAaccatataatcattttttaattacacaaatattttttcctgatttttttattttaattttaaatttatttaatttaaaaaggcttaaatgcttaattggtcccttaacttgatTTTAAGTATCGGTTTAGTcccataaataataaaaagtccgtttaggtcctttaactttatttaaattatcGGTTTGGTGctttctgttaatttaattcaaaaaaacgttaaattttggtcccttaacttatttaattagtattagtttggtctctaaacttaacgtttttttgaattaaattaacagaaaggaccaagctgatactttaaataaagttaagggacctaaacagactttttattatttatgggaccaaaccgatacttgaaattaagttaagggaccaattgAGCATTTAatccatttaaaaaatgattatgtgattttttttaattaaataattacacacgtggcaagCCACGTAGACATTGaccggtcaaaattgaccaaagaTGCAAATGGGCTAAATCTTAAGGGccaaaattgtaacttttttaatatcttattatttttttatgagtatttttcaaatatcatatttttataattatttatcatatattattcaagatatttaaccTCAAAATTATACATTTGCATGCGTAATAAGGTCAACTACGTCAAGTATTATAGGACCGATGGAGTATTTGTTAGCATATTttaatgggttaaatatgtttttgttcctataaatataccaacttttcgttttaatccctctaaaattttccttcaacttttagtcccccaaaaaaaatttatcttcatttttggtccctcttttaaagtaaattcatatctagaattcatattttttaattaaactttgcagaaaagtttataatattataataatatctccaaaaaaattagaattttttaactaaacattaatttaatatgaattttaatagtttttacggttaaaaattcatatttaatttatgttttgttaaaaaattctatttttttggaaagatttttacaatatttcacacatttttgcacaattttattaaaaaaaaaatactaaaatgaactcaaaaatatggatcaaaagtagtgattgaaaattttataagaactaaaagttgaagaaattttttagaaggattaaaacaaaaaatttatatatttatagagaccaaaaacatatttagccCTATTTTTATTCTAAACCTAACAAACACAAAGGATTTGATTTGTTTGGGGGAAAACATACATTTTTCAAGGTTGTACGCTGCTCTCCTTCTGTCGTCAATATTGGAGCATAAAAAGAAGGAAAGATAGGACAAAGAAGGGCACGTAAAATGACACACTTTTGCATTGAAGTCAAAAGCGGGATAGAAATTACGTTGGGGAACGAGCCCAATCAATTAACCTTGCACCGTTTattaaattaatcttttttaaaaattaggtttaattgttatttttgtcccttaactaattttttggtaTCGGGTTAGTcccataactaaaaaaaaaaccattttggtattttaagttaattttttttacacaattcGGTCCCTTCCGTTAATGGATTAACCCAAAATGTCTTAGGTGGACCAAAATTTAGGTGATCCACCGTAAaccttattaaaaaatttaattttaaccatttgattttttttcaaaaaagaaggTCATTGGATCGTGAAAGCTTATTTTATCTTATAGGGAACCAtcaccaactaattttttttcttatttcttcatcttcttcctttctcaTCTTCATCACCTAAAcccagaaattaaaaaataaaaaatttaacagaAAGAAGAATGGGTCAGGGAGAGAAACAAGAAAACACTACAggaatcaaaaaatttaaattcaacaaaaatggtttttgagATGTTAAAAAAACCAACATGCCAGCACAAGACCGTATCTCAACACAACTACCTATTCTACAACCTAAACTCAAGTGTTCAAACACGacaaattgtatttttggtcccttaactatttaggtagtattgCTTCggtcttttaattaaaattcgatttatttcggttcttcaacttctctctgttacacattttggtcagttttaattcaaaaacattaggttttcttcatttccttttgaaatttttctgggatttttgttgttgatggttgatggagatgatatgaagatgaaaatgaggagaagaagacgaagaaaatctaacgtttttgaattaaaactaatgaaaatgaccaaaatatgtGACATATAGAAGGTAAGGGACCAAATAGATCAAATTTAactaagggaccaaaacgatactatctaaatagttaagagaccaGAAACGTAATTTAACCATAACATTACATGATTGCTGATTGATGtgattaaactatttttattttaatatttttcatttgatgtgagtgtatttaaacattttttatttaaagttgtGATTATAAAagatttgctcaaaaaaaataatacatataaaaCATTAATATTTAGGCACAGTTAACaccattaaaaatatattgaataattgtGTTGGGCAACTTCTGAGGAGAAACAAAAACATTActattaaaaaagagaaaattgtaaaTCATACAACAATATCAAATATACAAATGTATGAAAAACAGTCTCTATTACATTCGAAACaacttatttgtttatttttgttttaaaatttgatatttctaAAGCAAAACATGTGTCTCTGCTCacgaaatattatttttattagaccaatcaaatatacaaacaacaacttatttatttatttttgttttaaaatttgatatttctaAAGCAAACATGTGTATCTGCTCacgaaatattatttttattagacCAATCAAGTatacaaacaattaacaattacgTATTTTTTTCAAGGTCaccaacaaaattcacacatattaaaTGTAGAGTAAAAAAacattgtgaatttttttttatggtcgggattcgaaccccaaccttgcatatattatgcattatttttatcaactgAATTAAGTTTACGGAGATAAAACAATGTGGATTTAAAATTGCGTTCGAGTACTATATATCTACTACAAAGACATTTGATAAAGTATATTAGATTGTGAAGAGTTTGAATTCTTGATTCTCGCTTCTCGCTTCTCAAACTTTTAATGTGTTCGAatttgagtaaataggcaattactcaaattgtaagtttcgtcaactATCCATCTGAAATtgacaaaacttcaattatcccctaaaattttacaacgttaatcaatttaccccatccGTCACGAACATGACGTTTTGAAAATACCCTataaagttttgcacttatgtgcaaaatgttctcgaacttaaaaatttatattatttttttcttaaggaaTGTGCACCACTTTCACAAGACAAGAACAAGATTAGTACATAATTAGATGTGAACTAATTTTCCTGTATAAAACATGacacaaataaacaaataaaaaagaacagcAATACTTCTCAttacacataaaataaaaatataaattttcaagttcggtGCATTTTGCATATAAGTGCAACACTtttaggggggtatttgcaaaacgtcatgttcgctaacagaaaaatttgacggagagggtaaattgattaacgttgtgaaatttcagaggggtaattgaaattttgtcaaTTTCAAAGGGATAATTGaggaaacttacaatttcagggggtaattatCTATTTACTTGTTTAAATTTGGTCACAAAACTATTTAGACAAAAAAAGTGTCATAAAATGAAATTGttaatcttgtaaaaaaaaaaaaaagcgtatTGACAAGATTAACCATAAAATACTTGCTCTCTAAAACTAGAGCTGCACCATGAAATTGTTAatcttgtcaacaaaaaaaaaatgaaattgttacTTTAACCGTAATTATGGTTAGATTAATCAAAATTTTCCCGGCATTTGGTAATGGTGGGGTAAGCAGTGAGAGGAACGAGGTTAATGTCATTGTCAAACACTGGTCTTGGAGACCTCATATTTCCAACAGTTAAACTCTGTTCTGTTCTGTTCACACTCTCTCCTCTTTCTctcccacacacacacacaccactCTTTCTCCGCTTCATGTTTCTTACTCTCACAACATAATGTTTTCTAGTTACTGGTTACTTCGTTTTTGTTTTCTACTCACATTTTTCTCCTCCTCACTATGTCACTCCTCCACTTCTTCTTCCTTGTCACAACTCACTTCAGGTGCTATTTCACCAACACCTCTCTCTTACATTTTCTTTACTCTTTCAGCAATTCATTATGCAAACCAAGCTTTTACTGggcgaaaaaaaaaataaaaaaaaatatcattattttttagaCAGTGCAGGATATTTATTGTAGTTGTACATGTACTTGTACTCTTTCCttgcttaatttttttcctttttgctaAAATGTACTTAACCATAAAAGTttctgattttttctttttctttttctttttgttttcatttttccaGTGAAAGAAAATGAGGGAAATGGTGTGGTATTTTCTAGGTTTGATGTATTTGCTGCAGCACCATATGAGAACTCACCACTTCCCTTAGCTGCAGAGAGAACTAGAAGAAAAGATCCACTTGATGGCTTCAATAAATACACAAGTGGATGGAATATCAGTGACCACCATTATTGGGCTGTAACCTCATTCAACCCTTACTCAATATAATTTGTTCTGTTTTTGCTAATTATCATTGTTAATTAAGGTTTAAGTTTTGAGCTTAGTTTACGTGGGGGATTTTATTTATTCTGcgttttagtttattttataaatgatttttgGACAACTAATTTTTGGAAACTTTCGCGACAATTTGTAAGTGGTTAACACAGTTCTAATAGATGTTCAATTACTTTCCTTAGATGCTTAATGAATATACCAGTTGTCTACACTTATTAACCATGATTTTGGACATGATTAACCATAATTTTCAGGTGTTTAAATTAGCCTTTTAGTTAGTCCTGCAGTATTGAATTTTCATACCAAAAATTAAGTCCACTcactatttttcctttttattgaaTACAGTCAGCGGCATATACAGCAGTTCCTGTATTCAGCATTGCAGCAGTCTGGTTCTTGGGCTTTGGCTTCTGTTTATTACTCCTCATTGTTTGTTACTTCTGTCGTAAAACCGAGTCTTATGGTTATTCTTCAACATACTATGCACTTTCCCTTATTCTCCTCATATTGTTCACATTTATAACACTGTAAGTACGAATCTTTCTATTCCTTTGTTTTTCTGGATTCATGGTTAATCGAATCTGCATTACAAATTACATGTCTTTCTGTGTTAACAGAATTGGATGTGCAGTACTATATATTGGACAAGGTAGTTTTCATAGAAGCACAACAACGACGTTGCAATATGTGGTGTATCAAGCTGATTCTGCAGTGGATAAATTAAGAAATGTTTCTGATTACCTTGCTCAAGCAAAGCTTGTTGGAATCGATCGAGTTTTTCTTCCCGCTAATGTTCAAACTGATATTGATGCGGCAGAAACAGACATCAATGCTTCTGCTGGCACAATTTCTGATAAGACAAAAGAGAATTCAGACAACATACAAGATCTCTTAGATTCTGTGTAATGATTGATTATTAGGCATTCTTCAGctgtatatatttttcatttccaTTTTTCTCTGAAAAATGATAATTGTGAGTCTGATACAGGAGGCTGGCGCTCATCATAATAGCTGCAGTTATGCTAGTATTGACGTTTCTTGGATTTTGTAAGTTTATGTCGCAGTTTAGTTGTATAATTTCTTATTGTTATTGAGGTATTAATTTTTGCTCTGACTTGTTACTATACAGTGTTCTCAATTTTCGGAATGCAAGTCCTTGTGTACATGTAAGTGAAATGTATTGTTACCACTTACACTTATATACTCTTtctgtccctttttataagcaCCATTTTACACTCAGCGATTGTATTGTTTGATTCTTTGCTAGTAATCATAATCCCTCTTATCATCACATTTTCTCATCAAACACTTTGACATAAATTGCAGCTTGGTAATCGCAGGATGGTTTCTTGTTACTGGCACCCTTATATTATGTGGTTTATTCCTCATTCTCCACAAGTAAGTTTCCCTAAACTAGTAAAATCTGAATTCAATGATTTTGCCATATAATTTTATAGATATGTTGCTCATAGAAAACAATGTGGTAGCAAGTGATTTTACTACTCAACAAAGCCATACACTTAATTTTAATTATCACCTCATATATGTATTTGAGAAATTATATCAAATTGTAATGTTTATTATGTGCATGCCACTTTTGATAGTGTGACAGCAGATACATGTGTAGCCATGAATGAGTGGATCCAATATCCTACTGCAAATACAGCTCTCGACGATATACTGCCCTGTGTGGACAAAGCCACAGCACAAGAAACATTGTTGAGAAGCAAAGAAGTGACTTCTGAACTAGTTAACTTGGTGAACCAAGTTATTACTAATGTCTCCAACATAAATTTTGCCCCCAATTTCACGCCGCTGTACTACAATCAATCCGGTCCCTTGATGCCACTCCTCTGCGATCCCTTCCGTCCTGACATGACAGATCGACAATGTGACTCTGGTGAAGTGAACATAAGCAACGCCACACAGGTACGTAAATTGAATCTTCGTAGAACATGAAAACACTATAATGCACTTGGTTTGTGTTAACCATGTGAAAGTCTAAAATGTTCATTTCTGTTATGCATCATTTTTGGGGTCTATCAAGAATCAAGGTTTTTGGAAGTCACATTGTAAGAGTCAAAATGAGCTGTGTTCTGCTCACTAATGAGTTGAGTTTCAAAAATTATGATTCACAAGACCTCGAGTCATCGTGAGCCAGACCACTCAACCTGTGGATTGAGGTGGGTTACCCCTTGTTCGAGTTGGACCTAACTGCCGATtctaatataattaaaatatccaaaaaaaaaatcataaaataccTTAATCTTTTGAAGAATGCCACCAATACTCCCTGTCTCTCTCCACCCTTATCTGAAATTCATGTGGTTCCCATGGAGTAGAATTAATTTTGCTTCTAGAATTTATTTTAACTTGACGTTACTATAGTTTAGAACTTTTGCCTCGGTTGATTTTTAGCCTCAAATCTTTTGTTCAaccaaattttatataaatataactaaacataaatcaatttacattcaactcaTTTTAGGTAGAATCAATCTTTGTCGACACAAAACCAAAACACACACTAATACATAAATAATAATGTCATCTATCATACGACAATTTGAGAGTTACTATTATCAAGTTAAGTTTGTCAATTTTAATCAGTTTGTGTGTGATACAGGTATATGGGAACTTTGTGTGCCAGGTTTCACCATCAGAGATATGCATGACCCAAGGACGTTTAACCCCTACCTTTTATAACCAAATTTCCGCTGGAATAAATGTTGGTAACGCCTTATATAATTACGCCCCATCGCTTGTTGAGCTACAAGACTGCACCTTTGTTCGAGAAACATTCACTGATATATACAATGAACATTGTCCTGGTCTACGGCATTATagtaaattgatttatgttggATTAATAATGGTCTCTTTTGCTGTGATGTTCTCCTTGATCTTTTGGGGTGTGTATGGAAGAGAGCGGAGGCATCGTTTGTATACACAAGAGTCTAAAGATTCAACGCTAGTAACTCCTACACGAGCTCATGCACCAACAAGACGTGCACCTGCACCAACAAGACGTGCACCTGCACTTGCACCTGCACCAACAAGACTTGCACTTACACCATCAAGTCATGCACTTGAACTTAGCCCATATCCCTGATAGGTGACAATGATATATATTGAGTAACCTCATTGATAAATGATGTTTTAACTAagtttagattattattttttctgtgTTGGATAATGTTGTAGCTTCAtgtagttattttttgtttgtttttgcggACAAGGAAATGTCGTTATTTTATATGAACTGGAAAAGAAGAATCCGGATAAGGAATCAGACACGAGATAAAACAGAGAAAAAACCATGAATAAGTAGCTTCATGTTTGTTCTTTTGTAGGCCTCACATGATAGGCCATGGATTTTGGAattttgagccaccaccaataTCCAACCAACACACGAATTCTCATCTTCTTTCAACGAATAGAAAGCAAGCACAAAAGTTCTTTTCTCTTTTCCCTTCAGTTGctattgtaaacaaaaaaatattttttatgattcaTTTAGttattaatgtatttggtttataGTCTTCTTTCAATATTTTCACGCCTATTATTAGCACTTTCACTTTCTTTGAACCATTAATGACACCACACCATTCAATTGTAGacaagtttgatttgatttgatgttgGTAAGTATTTTCAAACTGAAGAAAAAATGtcttcttttgtcaaaaaaaaaaaaaagtcttcaaaGTCCGTACGTTGTGGTTGAACACTTAGTCACATGAAACATAGAACTAAATCAAAGTTTTAAGATTGAAAACAACGGGGGCTATCTGATATAGTTCATCAACACCGGGTTGTGTCTCGtatgtgttgtgaattcggGAACCTCAAACCTTACATGAATGAAATTTAGGTTGGTGAAACAAGTAAGTTGACAACCAATAACCAAAATAACCACGAGCAACAACAATTTAGATCTAATTTAGAAACAAGTGTATAGTAAAACTACATtcgaacaaaagaataaacaagaTAATTAGTTTACCTACAATGGTGAACTCTCCCAATTGTTATTTTATGGGTCCCATTATCCCACATTATTTTAAAGTAGCTCACTTATTTTGCACTTTAAGGGtgaactttaaaaaaaactcgTTGAGTCCCACGTTTTTAcctcaaatattaatattttattcatatttaattttagggttaaatatgttttggtcCCCATAAATATACtaaattttcgttttagtccctctaaaattttccttcaacttttagtcctaaaaaaattttcatcttcacttttggtctctcatttaaagtaaacttgtatttttgaataaaattttgcagaaaaattcataatattataagaatctctcccaaaaaaaattacatttttttaacaaaacatgaatataatatgaatttttatatttttttatggttaaaaattcataattaatttatgttttgttaaaaaatccaattttttttggggAATTTGTTtgacaatattctacacatttatgcataatttcactaaaagaaatacaaaattaacttaaaaatagggaccaaaagtagtgattgaaaattttataggggctaaaagttgaaggaaaattttagaggggttaaaacaaaaagttagtatatttatagggaacaAAAACctatttaacccttaattttatcACAACTCATTGAGTCCCGATATTACACGTTAGCCAACTCCAACAAAAATTATAGCAAAATAACCCACTTTTTCAATCTCCACCTGACGAACCATTGAAAACTTGAGACCGCTGAAGTTGTTCTAAGAGtaaagaaaagataacaacACTAAGAAATATTTACCCAGTTCGATCCAACATTGTGTCTTAACGAGATtccttttttataataaatttaatatcgAGCTTGTTTTATAATAGAagaaacattatttattttataaaatttaatatcaccggtgacattttttttgacaaaacaaaacaatctcatttcattcaaaataatattttggataCAATCATGTAGTATTTCAatgaaaatacaaaaactaCATAGAAGATGTGGCAGCTCTATCAAGACAGTGAGCAACCTCGTTGATTTGTATTTCAGTAACATCTTTATTTCTTGTGATTTAAAGACTCTggtaaatattataaatttggGTAGTTTTAACTTGTGTcattagggcacatgttaagaatttcaaaaaagagatattttttaaattttatgtattCTTATGCATTCAATtctttaaaaagtaaaagattaaatataatacacacatttcaatatattttttatatttgattcattaaCATGTGCGTCCTCAAGAACATAAATTAGCATTTACCTTAACTTTTTGGTACAAGAACAAGACAGTGTAGTATATTTATTCTGCTTCTTGAATATTTTAGATCTCACGAGAAAACTATGATTAATTAGATCacaatccaaataacagttaacatgaatatttcaattaaaacaTCATggacttgatcaataataattacacattagtacttacatcacaccccaatatctcacatcaatcttcatcaatcatatgaacaattatcaatttacaattattcattcacaatcaccaatcacatttatcatgaataatcaataatcacatttcatgaacaatcaccaattacttgtatcatgaataatcactaatcacatttcatgaaaaatcaccaattacatgtatcatgaataataattaattcacagttattcatacacaatcaccaatcatatacatcatgaacaatcaccgatcatatacatcatgaacaatcaccaatcataagccatgcacgatcattaatcatatttcatgaacaattatcaattcacaaatattcattcacaatctccaatcacatttccaaataagactcatgtcatgatatgcacttattgacacataaatgcatgtggtaccaaatctcaacaacgtcgtcacctttcgatgccacttgcacatcgaatgtaagggctcacacctgccttacaataatctcgaagtaaaagagtcatcccttttacagcaacaacgactatgatgcatggacatgtataaggactcgataatgcgacaacaattcacaatctcaatctcaatatataggacaacacccaattatattgattatctccacatcattgcattatcaagaaaacatgcccatacacaaataaatcatagtattcaccatcatcacatcaacatgatcatcaataatccacaatgttattcaacatcaactgtCACATATagttcaccaattcaagcattctcatattccaagtaatatggaaaacaacatctcatgataaatatcatatccaacatataatcattcataatcaactatcacatatagtttcaccattcaagcattccttacattctaagtaagataacatataacatctcatgataaacatcatattcaatacaatcattcattcatacaacttcacttagtcatacaagaataatctcaataactcacaagacaatttgctaaagaaacatttccgacaaaaattcaaatcatgtggcaaacggccaacattgataattttcaaacttaggtaacttattcaaatttgaaatcctacaattcaatcttaatcaatcatgtagtcaaggacttaagccacttacaaactattagaaattagttcaaaggatagcttaagt
It encodes:
- the LOC11431491 gene encoding uncharacterized protein, whose translation is MFSSYWLLRFCFLLTFFSSSLCHSSTSSSLSQLTSVKENEGNGVVFSRFDVFAAAPYENSPLPLAAERTRRKDPLDGFNKYTSGWNISDHHYWASAAYTAVPVFSIAAVWFLGFGFCLLLLIVCYFCRKTESYGYSSTYYALSLILLILFTFITLIGCAVLYIGQGSFHRSTTTTLQYVVYQADSAVDKLRNVSDYLAQAKLVGIDRVFLPANVQTDIDAAETDINASAGTISDKTKENSDNIQDLLDSVRLALIIIAAVMLVLTFLGFLFSIFGMQVLVYILVIAGWFLVTGTLILCGLFLILHNVTADTCVAMNEWIQYPTANTALDDILPCVDKATAQETLLRSKEVTSELVNLVNQVITNVSNINFAPNFTPLYYNQSGPLMPLLCDPFRPDMTDRQCDSGEVNISNATQVYGNFVCQVSPSEICMTQGRLTPTFYNQISAGINVGNALYNYAPSLVELQDCTFVRETFTDIYNEHCPGLRHYSKLIYVGLIMVSFAVMFSLIFWGVYGRERRHRLYTQESKDSTLVTPTRAHAPTRRAPAPTRRAPALAPAPTRLALTPSSHALELSPYP